Within Runella rosea, the genomic segment GCCGTGTTGCGTTGCCCTTATTTCAACTTTCCCTGGTTTTCCAGTCAAGGTAACGGTATTACCGATAACGTACGCTGGCCCTGAGGTAACGAAGTAATTAACGGGCGTTGCTCCTACTGAAGAAGTAGCAGCCGCCGTCAGCGTAGCGGTTGTTGTATTTAATGTAATGTGCTGATTCGGAATCGGGTTAAAATTGAGGGCCTGAGCCGCTCCGCTGCATTCCACCTGAATGTCTTTGCGCAAAGTTGTTGATAATCCTTCGGGGTCTGTCACGGTCAGGTAAATACGGTACCAGTAAGTCGCGTCGCCCACTTCACAAGTCAAGGCGTCCAAAGAGGTATTGATGGAATTACCCACTACTGCAGGATTTCGGTGCTCATGTCCATTATGTGCCAAGCCCACAATCCAACTCAACGTAAGGCTATCGGCAGGCGACTGTGCATCCGATACCGTTGCCGACAAAGTCAACGGATACGACTGGCCCTCTGGAATTTGAATCAGGTTATCTAAACTGCTACTTTCAATGACAGGCGGCGTGTTGTTGACATAAATATAAGTTGAATCGCTGCTACTAAGTGCCCCGCTTCCCCCGGCATTGTCTTTTACGGTCAATTTTACCTTGTATTTTTTTCGCGTGTTGGCAGGAGGCCTGAAAACATAGTGAGGTGCTAAACCTGTACTAAAAGCCGCACCATCGTCTATTTTCCATTCATAGGTTAGTGAAGTTGCTTCTGGGTCGTATGATTTTATGGCCGTAAATGCCACGGGTAACGGCGATATACCAGCGGCAGTATCGGCTTCTATTTTTGCGACGGGGGGTATATTGCCCGTGTTATAACTTAAACGGCGTATCTCATCGCAAGGAAGTCCATTGCCCGTAACGTAATATAAACCCTGATCAGAACTGTTGTAGGCCAAATGTACTATCTGATAGGCGGTACTCATAAAATGGGTGATTGAGGCTGGTTCATAGTTTTCATTCAACTTCATGACCCGAATCCATTTACCGCCAAAATCGGCCATAAATAATGCATTTTGGTAAGCTGCTGGAAAATTAGTTCCTGCATAAAAGGTTCCTCCCATCGTAGAGTTTCCCGTAAAAGTGGGTCCATTGTACGGAAAAGAGGGGGTGCCAATCTGAATTTTTGTCGTTTGATTCAGGCACACATTCGCGGCGGTTGACAGCTCTCGGTATTCTAAAATAGGTTTGCGATAAGTAGCTGGCGCATAGGTTAAATCATCATAATCGAAATTTACCCGATCAATGCCTTCATAACGGGGCCAACCAAAATTTTGATTAGGTCCTGTCACGGTATTGATTTCTTCGCGGGTAGTATTGCCCACGTCGCCAATGACCAATACTCCTGGGCTTGCATCTTCTGGATGGTGACTCCCAGTACCTGGAATCAAGCTCATTTTAAACGGATTTCGCAGGCCTTTGGCCCAAAGACGCGATGCTGGCGCTCGTGGAGTAGCTGAATTATACAGCGGATTGGACGGAATTCCGTTTCCAGTAGAGGGATCGATACGAAGCACTTTCCCATTATGCGAATCATCGCGCTGGGAGCGATAAGCTCCAATATTATGCTCAGCAGTGATAACCCCCGCACTGATAGCTAACTGGTAACTGCCCCGGTTGCCCTCATCAACTCCTGCCGAAGCCCCGTCGCCCGTTGAAACCAAAAGCGTACCATCGCTGCCAAAAACAAGCGAGCCGCCAGCGTGGTTGATACTGATAATCGGTATTCCATCAGCAGGGCTTGTTCCAATCAATACCAATCGGCTATTGGGGTTCACCGTTGTAAAACTCGGACTTGCTCCAAGGTCTGCGGTATATCGGCTCACCCTAACAATAGACCCCGTTTGATCTGATCCATCGCCGCCATTTGTACCGTTCAGCAAAAACTGGCGATTGACTGCGTACATAATATAAAAGTAGCCATTTGTCAGAAAATCGGGGTCAAGTACTAGCGAAACCAACCCTAAATCGCTGTTATTAAGTACTTCTCCCGAAATATCAAGCAGTAAATATTTTTGTTGAAATGCGCCGTTTGCCGCAAATCGCAAGGCCCATACTTTTCCGCTACTTTCACAAGCGTACATTTGTCCAGCAGCATCAAAAGTTATTCCTGTAAGATTTGTAAGCCCCTCCACAATTCCACCTTTTACCTTCAACTGATCCTGAAAACCAGAGGGTTGGGCATAGGTCGAAAAACAACAAAATACCCATCCTGCCAAAATACCCGCAAAAATTATGCGACAATTCATCCCCCTATTTTTATCCGATACAGCCATTAGTTCTATTTAATGCATTGTTTTACAAAACTTCACAAAATAAATTAATTAATATGGAGAATAATACTTCTGCTCTAAAAAGGGTAGTACCATCAGGGGTCCTTAACAAAAAAGTGGTTTTTAAGCTTCACGCTCAAAAACCACTTAGGCAAAAGGTACTTAATGAAGGGTGGGTTAATAATTCACTAGTTGAGTAAACTTTTTTACATTGTCGGCGAGTTGGGCTACTGCTCCCAGCACAATAATAGCGGGAGAACCTATGCCTTCTGCCTGTACCAGTTGTAGAATGTTTCCTACTTTACCAGTTACAATTTTTTCATCAGGGCGCGTACCGTTTTGGATAATGGCCACGGGCAATTCGAGCTTACCAAGTTGGGCGTAGGTTTCAACAATCTCCGTAAGCTTATGCATCCCCATCAACACCACCACCGTGGCCGAAGACTGAGCCGCGAGTGCCAGATCATTCGAAAGTTTGTGGTCTTTGGTGGTGCCCGTAACCACCCAAAA encodes:
- a CDS encoding PQQ-dependent sugar dehydrogenase, which produces MNCRIIFAGILAGWVFCCFSTYAQPSGFQDQLKVKGGIVEGLTNLTGITFDAAGQMYACESSGKVWALRFAANGAFQQKYLLLDISGEVLNNSDLGLVSLVLDPDFLTNGYFYIMYAVNRQFLLNGTNGGDGSDQTGSIVRVSRYTADLGASPSFTTVNPNSRLVLIGTSPADGIPIISINHAGGSLVFGSDGTLLVSTGDGASAGVDEGNRGSYQLAISAGVITAEHNIGAYRSQRDDSHNGKVLRIDPSTGNGIPSNPLYNSATPRAPASRLWAKGLRNPFKMSLIPGTGSHHPEDASPGVLVIGDVGNTTREEINTVTGPNQNFGWPRYEGIDRVNFDYDDLTYAPATYRKPILEYRELSTAANVCLNQTTKIQIGTPSFPYNGPTFTGNSTMGGTFYAGTNFPAAYQNALFMADFGGKWIRVMKLNENYEPASITHFMSTAYQIVHLAYNSSDQGLYYVTGNGLPCDEIRRLSYNTGNIPPVAKIEADTAAGISPLPVAFTAIKSYDPEATSLTYEWKIDDGAAFSTGLAPHYVFRPPANTRKKYKVKLTVKDNAGGSGALSSSDSTYIYVNNTPPVIESSSLDNLIQIPEGQSYPLTLSATVSDAQSPADSLTLSWIVGLAHNGHEHRNPAVVGNSINTSLDALTCEVGDATYWYRIYLTVTDPEGLSTTLRKDIQVECSGAAQALNFNPIPNQHITLNTTTATLTAAATSSVGATPVNYFVTSGPAYVIGNTVTLTGKPGKVEIRATQHGNGTYRPALPVERTFDVNRTITNYNIAFTGIPNKQATDPPFTLSATTTPSGGTIQYLLISGPATLSGNTVTLTGDGGTVRIRAFYQGTYTQNGAFAEQTFEVLCPTQYTLTNPIANGQNKVYEAVQVITATNKIQSGANVVYRAGTTVSLQAGFSAESGSVFLAETRACNLAGNALVSEQKIK